Proteins from a single region of Aquirhabdus parva:
- the rpsO gene encoding 30S ribosomal protein S15, with the protein MALTNADRADIIAKFARAENDTGSPEVQVALLSATINDLQGHFKAHKHDHHSRRGLIRMVNQRRKLLDYLKGKDGERYQALIGTLGLRR; encoded by the coding sequence ATGGCATTAACTAATGCTGATCGCGCTGATATCATTGCAAAATTTGCTCGTGCAGAAAATGACACAGGTTCGCCAGAAGTACAAGTTGCGTTGTTGTCAGCAACGATCAATGACTTACAAGGTCACTTCAAAGCACACAAGCATGACCATCATAGCCGTCGTGGTTTGATTCGTATGGTTAACCAACGTCGTAAACTGCTTGATTACCTCAAAGGTAAAGATGGCGAGCGTTATCAAGCGCTTATCGGTACTTTGGGTCTGCGTCGCTAA
- the pnp gene encoding polyribonucleotide nucleotidyltransferase, translating into MFNIVRKEVQFGRHQLVLETGRIARQAHSVLVTLGGVTVLVAVVAAKKAKPGQDFFALTVNYQEKQYAAGRIPGGYGKREGRASESETLISRLIDRPIRPLFPEGYFNEVQVTATVVSSDKTMEADIAAMIGTSAAMSIAGVPFNGPIAGARVAFIDGDYILNPSTEELSRSDLDLVVAGTDKAVLMVESEAKELSEDQMLGAVLFGHDEMQVVIEAIKQFAAEVGNPVSTWTPAVQNDELKARLATRFAEEISVAYTETEKALRYEKLDAIKQAALAEFAPEGSDVDPAELQNYFEDLKYRTVRDNILSGKPRIDGRDTKTVRALDIQVGVLPRAHGSSLFTRGETQALVTATLGNTRDALMVDSLAGTRNDPFMLHYNFPAYSVGETGRESGPKRREIGHGRLARRGVYPVLPAADRFPYVIRVVSDITESNGSSSMASVCGASLALMDAGVPLKAPVAGIAMGLVKEGDRFAVLSDILGDEDHLGDMDFKVAGSANGITALQMDIKIEGITEEIMELALSQAYQGRIHILNGMNQVLARSRTEINMHAPTYAVIQVNPDKIRDIIGKGGATIRALTEETKATIDIEDNGTVRVFGESKAATQAAIAKIQAITAEIEPGTIYEGTVVRIVEFGAFVNLLPGTDGLLHISQISNERIANVADVLQEGQKIRVQVQDVDQRGRIKLSMKDLAAVV; encoded by the coding sequence ATGTTTAATATCGTCCGCAAAGAAGTTCAATTTGGACGTCATCAGTTAGTGCTTGAAACCGGTCGTATTGCTCGTCAAGCGCACTCTGTATTGGTCACTCTGGGTGGTGTTACGGTTCTTGTTGCGGTTGTAGCGGCGAAAAAAGCAAAACCAGGTCAAGACTTCTTTGCACTGACTGTGAATTATCAAGAAAAACAATATGCAGCGGGTCGTATTCCGGGTGGTTATGGCAAGCGTGAAGGCCGTGCCAGTGAAAGTGAAACGCTGATCAGCCGTTTGATCGATCGTCCAATTCGCCCGTTGTTCCCTGAAGGTTACTTCAACGAAGTACAAGTGACTGCCACCGTCGTCTCTTCTGATAAAACCATGGAAGCTGATATTGCTGCCATGATTGGTACCAGTGCTGCGATGTCTATTGCAGGCGTGCCGTTCAATGGCCCAATCGCGGGTGCTCGTGTCGCATTCATCGATGGTGATTACATCTTGAATCCATCGACTGAAGAACTTAGCCGCAGTGATTTGGATCTGGTTGTTGCTGGAACGGACAAAGCGGTACTGATGGTTGAATCAGAAGCGAAAGAGTTATCAGAAGATCAAATGCTCGGTGCAGTCTTGTTTGGTCATGACGAAATGCAAGTCGTGATTGAAGCGATCAAACAATTCGCTGCTGAGGTGGGGAATCCTGTAAGCACGTGGACACCAGCAGTTCAAAACGACGAATTAAAAGCACGTTTAGCGACCCGCTTTGCTGAAGAAATCAGCGTTGCGTATACTGAAACTGAAAAAGCGCTGCGTTATGAAAAATTAGATGCAATTAAACAAGCGGCTTTGGCTGAGTTTGCACCGGAAGGCAGCGATGTTGATCCAGCAGAATTGCAAAATTACTTTGAAGATCTGAAATATCGCACCGTTCGTGACAATATCTTGTCCGGCAAGCCTCGTATTGATGGTCGTGATACCAAGACTGTACGTGCGCTGGATATACAAGTTGGCGTGCTTCCTCGTGCGCATGGTTCATCCCTGTTTACCCGTGGTGAAACACAGGCTCTGGTCACAGCAACATTGGGTAATACCCGTGATGCGCTGATGGTTGACTCTTTGGCAGGTACACGCAACGATCCATTCATGCTGCACTACAATTTCCCTGCATACTCTGTAGGTGAAACTGGCCGTGAATCAGGTCCAAAACGTCGTGAAATTGGTCATGGCCGTTTGGCACGTCGTGGTGTATACCCTGTATTACCAGCAGCAGACCGTTTCCCGTACGTGATTCGTGTGGTATCGGATATTACTGAATCCAACGGTTCTTCATCAATGGCTTCAGTTTGTGGTGCTAGCTTGGCGTTGATGGATGCGGGTGTGCCGCTAAAAGCACCGGTTGCGGGTATCGCGATGGGCTTGGTAAAAGAAGGTGATCGTTTCGCGGTTCTCTCTGACATCCTGGGTGATGAAGATCACTTGGGTGATATGGACTTTAAAGTGGCGGGTTCTGCAAATGGCATCACCGCACTGCAAATGGACATCAAGATCGAAGGGATTACCGAAGAAATCATGGAGTTGGCACTCAGCCAAGCGTACCAAGGTCGTATTCATATCCTCAATGGCATGAACCAAGTGCTGGCACGTAGCCGTACTGAAATCAACATGCATGCGCCTACCTATGCCGTGATTCAAGTTAACCCGGACAAGATTCGTGACATTATTGGTAAAGGCGGCGCAACGATCCGTGCCTTGACCGAAGAAACCAAAGCCACGATTGATATCGAAGACAATGGTACGGTTCGTGTATTTGGCGAAAGCAAAGCGGCAACTCAAGCGGCCATTGCGAAGATCCAAGCGATTACTGCTGAAATCGAACCTGGTACCATTTACGAAGGCACTGTTGTGCGTATCGTTGAGTTTGGTGCATTTGTGAACTTGCTGCCAGGCACAGATGGCCTGCTGCATATTTCACAAATTTCAAACGAGCGTATTGCAAACGTTGCTGATGTTTTGCAAGAAGGTCAAAAGATCCGTGTTCAAGTGCAGGACGTTGATCAACGCGGTCGTATCAAGCTGTCGATGAAAGATCTTGCTGCAGTTGTTTGA
- a CDS encoding putative solute-binding protein, whose product MRLRGYLDVSKQGMIAQAQKYAKSQGVVSLLGLMLFMGGTTSSVIAALPSHDTSKSLITIAPSASSKAQPIVRSSSELVKRRLCVWDIMGQNGEIYAKLKDYQVKAATLGVDFDLKGYVDERVASEDFRVRYCDAAVVTGLRVRPFNSFTGSIEAVGAIPSYDHMRTLVSVLSNPAAAQYMTTTMDGQTYEIAGIMPFGAAYGFVNDRKIDSPERLPGKKIAIFDYDKAEAKLVRNLGAQSDPSDVTNFAGKFNNGKVDIVISPATAYRPLELYRGLGKTGGIVDYVLAQVSLQLMIHPDRFPEGFGQASRTYLASQYDAYFKTVQGYESEVDPSYWVRITADSRKRYQDMARTSRIDLIKDGIYDKRMMNLLKKIRCQKEPSLAECSEGAE is encoded by the coding sequence ATGAGGTTGCGTGGTTATCTAGATGTCAGCAAACAGGGAATGATTGCTCAGGCGCAGAAGTATGCAAAATCACAAGGCGTGGTTTCTCTGCTCGGTTTAATGTTGTTCATGGGAGGCACTACTAGTAGCGTGATCGCTGCGCTACCATCGCATGATACAAGCAAAAGCCTTATCACCATTGCGCCCTCAGCATCTTCCAAAGCACAACCAATCGTGCGTAGTTCTTCGGAGCTGGTCAAAAGACGTCTATGTGTTTGGGATATCATGGGTCAAAACGGTGAAATCTATGCCAAGCTCAAAGACTATCAAGTCAAAGCAGCGACATTGGGTGTAGACTTTGATTTGAAAGGTTATGTTGATGAGCGTGTCGCCAGTGAAGACTTCCGTGTGCGTTATTGTGATGCGGCAGTGGTGACGGGACTTCGAGTACGCCCTTTCAATTCATTCACCGGTTCTATTGAAGCAGTGGGTGCAATCCCGAGTTATGATCACATGCGGACTTTGGTTTCAGTCCTCAGTAATCCTGCAGCCGCACAATATATGACGACCACGATGGATGGTCAAACTTATGAAATTGCTGGGATTATGCCTTTTGGTGCGGCCTATGGATTTGTGAATGATCGCAAAATCGATAGTCCAGAGCGCTTACCAGGTAAAAAGATTGCGATTTTTGATTACGATAAAGCGGAAGCAAAGTTGGTACGCAATCTCGGTGCACAATCCGATCCTTCCGATGTCACAAATTTTGCGGGTAAATTTAATAACGGCAAAGTCGATATCGTGATTTCCCCAGCAACAGCGTATCGTCCACTTGAACTCTATCGTGGTTTAGGGAAAACGGGTGGTATTGTTGATTATGTTTTGGCGCAAGTCAGCTTGCAGTTGATGATTCATCCAGACCGTTTCCCTGAAGGTTTCGGACAGGCATCACGGACCTATTTGGCCTCGCAATACGATGCTTACTTTAAGACCGTCCAAGGTTATGAGAGTGAAGTGGACCCCTCTTATTGGGTTCGCATTACCGCGGACAGTCGTAAGCGTTATCAAGATATGGCCCGTACGTCACGCATTGATTTGATCAAAGATGGGATCTACGATAAACGCATGATGAATTTGCTGAAAAAAATTCGTTGTCAGAAAGAGCCGTCGCTGGCAGAGTGTAGTGAAGGTGCTGAATAG
- the rrtA gene encoding rhombosortase encodes MLNRLKPVGENPRYRLRIVVYGAALLMTCCQFFFTQLVYIPSLLHAEPWRLWTGHWVHLGAWHWGLNAIALVLLPEIFFQASSKIFLFLWFALPVLISLLFFFFMPTLSLYAGLSGVLHGLYLVMALNAITSKNANERLMGWIVVLGLCLKVGWEFYSGNSQTAKLIGAPVILQAHQYGAGLGFILWLFILVWKRMRHSSL; translated from the coding sequence GTGCTGAATAGGCTAAAGCCCGTAGGGGAGAATCCGCGTTATAGACTGCGAATCGTGGTCTATGGCGCAGCACTTCTCATGACGTGCTGTCAGTTCTTTTTTACGCAATTGGTTTATATTCCCTCTCTGTTGCATGCAGAACCTTGGCGATTATGGACGGGGCACTGGGTGCATCTGGGGGCATGGCATTGGGGGCTAAACGCTATCGCCCTTGTTTTACTTCCTGAGATTTTCTTTCAGGCATCCTCAAAAATTTTCCTTTTTCTCTGGTTCGCATTACCTGTTTTAATCAGCCTGTTATTTTTTTTCTTCATGCCCACCTTGTCTCTGTATGCAGGGCTTTCAGGTGTTTTGCATGGTCTTTATTTGGTTATGGCGCTGAATGCAATCACTTCTAAAAATGCCAACGAGCGGCTCATGGGGTGGATCGTGGTGCTTGGCTTATGCTTAAAAGTCGGTTGGGAGTTTTACTCCGGCAATAGCCAAACCGCAAAACTCATCGGCGCACCCGTGATCCTTCAGGCACATCAGTATGGTGCGGGGCTAGGATTTATACTCTGGTTATTTATCCTAGTATGGAAGAGAATGCGCCATAGTTCACTTTAG